A DNA window from Candidatus Binatia bacterium contains the following coding sequences:
- a CDS encoding DedA family protein, which translates to MLHSFFVQWFQLSREWGYTGVFLLMALESTVFPIPSEVVLPPAAYWAQQGEFSFWSIVVAGTLGSWFGSTISYFVAKAVGRPLILRYGKYVFVPEKKWLLAEQWVQAYSAAGIFFARLLPVVRHLISLPAGATRVPYATFSTMTLAGSFLWSLVLAWFGAEVLSSQPNLLGDPDALRMVLKQKLMWFIGAAVAFLAAYVLVELLGRRLRRQARVV; encoded by the coding sequence ATGCTGCATTCGTTTTTCGTCCAGTGGTTCCAGCTTTCGCGGGAGTGGGGCTACACCGGCGTCTTCCTGCTGATGGCGCTCGAATCGACGGTGTTTCCCATTCCGAGCGAAGTCGTGCTCCCGCCGGCTGCGTACTGGGCCCAGCAGGGCGAGTTCAGCTTCTGGTCGATCGTGGTGGCCGGCACGCTTGGTTCGTGGTTCGGCTCGACGATCTCGTACTTCGTCGCCAAGGCCGTCGGCCGCCCGCTGATCCTGCGCTACGGCAAGTACGTCTTCGTTCCCGAAAAGAAATGGCTGCTCGCCGAGCAATGGGTGCAGGCCTACTCGGCAGCCGGCATCTTCTTCGCGCGCCTGCTGCCCGTCGTGCGTCACCTCATTTCCCTTCCTGCCGGCGCAACACGCGTCCCGTACGCGACCTTCTCGACGATGACGCTCGCCGGCTCCTTCCTGTGGAGCCTCGTGCTGGCATGGTTCGGAGCCGAGGTGCTTTCGAGCCAGCCCAACCTGCTCGGCGATCCGGACGCGCTGCGAATGGTGCTCAAGCAGAAGCTGATGTGGTTCATCGGCGCGGCCGTCGCGTTCCTGGCTGCCTACGTGCTCGTCGAGCTGCTCGGGCGGCGCCTTCGCCGCCAGGCGCGCGTGGTCTGA
- a CDS encoding amino acid permease: protein MSDDRHPLDRLRPELTLLDATLLVVSSVIGVGIFLTPGTVADDLPRTSAFLAAWIFGGLLSLAGALANAELGAMYPRAGGDYVYLREAWHPLAGFLVGWLSFFVIYAGTVATLAVGFAEGLGNFVILGDGARTAVAIAITIGTSAVHYRGVRLAAWVNNVTGGFKILALVALGLAGLIVTPANPLPPPATPPIPGDVTLLGFALALSPVLFSYLGWNASVYVASEIHRPARNVPLSLFLGLAISTVIYLLVNVYYLCALPIDALRGELHVGEAAARVFFGEQGATVAGFLILASVLSCLNATILVGPRIAYAMALDGLFPLAVQGVHHRYRTPHIAIVVQAVFAITLILLLKRFPSVLDYTTFAIVLATMADTAALYALRRRQPDRTRPYRAWGYPVVPALYLVANGGIAIAMLWGRPLECAAALAVTATALPAYAFFTRRR from the coding sequence ATGAGTGACGATCGCCATCCGCTCGACCGGCTGCGGCCGGAGCTGACGCTACTCGACGCGACACTGCTGGTTGTCTCTTCGGTCATCGGCGTCGGCATCTTTCTTACACCCGGCACGGTCGCCGACGACCTGCCGCGCACGTCGGCTTTCCTGGCGGCGTGGATTTTCGGTGGTCTGCTGTCGCTGGCCGGAGCACTGGCCAATGCCGAGCTCGGCGCGATGTATCCCCGCGCGGGCGGCGACTACGTCTACCTTCGCGAAGCGTGGCATCCGCTGGCGGGCTTCCTCGTCGGCTGGCTGTCGTTCTTCGTCATTTACGCCGGCACCGTCGCCACGCTCGCCGTCGGCTTCGCCGAAGGCCTCGGCAACTTCGTGATCCTGGGTGACGGCGCGCGCACCGCCGTCGCGATCGCGATCACGATCGGCACCTCGGCGGTCCACTATCGCGGCGTGCGCCTTGCCGCGTGGGTCAACAACGTGACGGGCGGGTTCAAGATCCTCGCGCTCGTCGCGCTTGGCCTCGCGGGCCTGATCGTCACCCCGGCCAATCCTCTACCGCCGCCGGCCACGCCGCCCATTCCCGGCGACGTCACGCTGCTCGGGTTCGCGCTTGCGCTCTCTCCGGTGCTGTTCAGCTATCTCGGATGGAATGCGTCCGTTTACGTCGCGAGCGAAATCCATCGCCCCGCCCGCAACGTACCGCTCTCGCTGTTCCTCGGGCTTGCGATCTCGACGGTCATCTACCTGCTGGTCAACGTCTATTACCTCTGCGCGCTGCCGATCGATGCGCTGCGCGGCGAGCTGCACGTCGGCGAGGCGGCTGCGCGCGTGTTCTTCGGCGAACAGGGCGCAACGGTCGCGGGGTTTCTCATTCTCGCGTCCGTGCTGAGCTGCCTCAACGCCACCATTCTCGTCGGCCCCCGCATCGCGTACGCCATGGCGCTGGACGGGCTCTTTCCGCTCGCGGTCCAGGGCGTTCACCACCGCTATCGAACGCCGCACATCGCGATCGTCGTGCAGGCCGTGTTTGCGATCACGCTGATCCTGCTGCTCAAGCGTTTCCCGAGCGTCCTCGACTACACGACGTTCGCGATCGTGCTCGCGACGATGGCCGACACCGCCGCGCTCTATGCGCTGCGCCGGCGCCAGCCCGACCGTACGCGGCCGTACCGCGCGTGGGGTTATCCGGTGGTGCCTGCGCTGTACCTCGTTGCCAACGGCGGCATCGCGATCGCGATGCTGTGGGGACGTCCGCTCGAGTGCGCGGCGGCGCTGGCAGTCACCGCTACCGCGCTTCCGGCTTATGCGTTTTTTACGCGCCGGCGCTGA
- a CDS encoding SprT-like domain-containing protein, which produces MPPADDALTPAARRQLDRWLRHWGADSLVGALKVEFSPRLRRAFGRCYQQQKIIRLTASLRDSQSHLFEEILCHEAAHAAVYELHGDAARPHGEQWEELMRVAGFEPRVRIPVVVRTVRGRDGSRALYLHRCPVCDRARSASRPMRHWRCRACATSGRDGRLVIQRGSQRPRRERQAAAIGKHRKRRSVISSKRRG; this is translated from the coding sequence ATGCCGCCCGCCGATGACGCTCTCACTCCCGCTGCCAGGAGGCAGCTCGACCGCTGGCTTCGTCACTGGGGCGCCGACTCCCTTGTCGGCGCGCTCAAGGTCGAATTCTCGCCGCGACTGCGGCGCGCGTTCGGACGCTGCTACCAGCAACAGAAAATCATCCGGCTGACCGCATCGCTGCGCGACAGCCAAAGCCACCTGTTCGAGGAGATCCTCTGCCACGAGGCGGCCCACGCCGCCGTCTACGAGCTGCACGGCGACGCCGCGCGCCCCCACGGCGAGCAGTGGGAAGAGTTGATGCGAGTCGCGGGGTTCGAGCCCCGAGTGCGCATTCCCGTCGTCGTACGCACTGTCCGGGGGCGCGATGGATCGCGCGCGTTGTACCTGCACCGGTGCCCGGTCTGCGACCGCGCGCGCAGCGCATCGCGACCGATGCGACACTGGCGCTGCCGTGCCTGCGCAACATCGGGGCGCGACGGACGGCTCGTGATCCAGCGCGGATCGCAGCGCCCGCGCCGCGAACGGCAGGCAGCCGCGATCGGGAAGCACCGCAAGCGCAGATCGGTCATCTCGAGCAAGCGCCGCGGCTAG
- a CDS encoding coniferyl aldehyde dehydrogenase, whose protein sequence is MAQTAQLRIVHSVENECDRVFQLQREAWLKHPFPSLDERKANLAKLENILVQNVDRIAEMIGKDFGHRCAEETKLLEIFTSIDGIRDAKKKVAKWMAPERRHVSILFATAKNRLIPQPKGVVGIVVPWNYPLFLLIGPLTSALAAGNRCMVKMAANSTNLCRFLAQKFAEVFPEDTVAILPGVKGSDFSSLPFDHLLFTGSADAGRNVMRAAAENLTPVTLELGGKSPTVVCDDFDIETAASRILYAKYVNAGQTCLAPDYVMVPASRRDAFVAACRKILPQRYSNVSDSSYTSLIDEKAYKRLKMTLDDAAARGAEIVPLIPGATFDDNLRKFPPHLVLNPTDEMIVMREEIFGPLLPVKTYQSLDEVLAYVNSKDRPLGFYFFTNDKEKENKLIYGTISGGVTINNCVMHVAQHDLPFGGVGSSGMGHYHGREGFVEMSKLRPVHTNPKLPGVEQFYPPYGKKHSLLFNLLLKYKR, encoded by the coding sequence ATGGCGCAGACCGCCCAGCTTCGAATCGTTCACTCGGTCGAAAACGAGTGTGACAGAGTCTTCCAGCTTCAGAGGGAGGCCTGGCTCAAGCATCCCTTTCCGAGTCTCGACGAGCGCAAGGCCAATCTTGCCAAGCTCGAGAACATCCTGGTCCAGAACGTCGATCGCATCGCGGAGATGATCGGCAAGGACTTCGGCCACCGCTGCGCCGAGGAGACCAAGCTGCTCGAGATCTTCACCAGCATCGACGGCATCCGCGACGCAAAGAAAAAAGTCGCCAAGTGGATGGCACCCGAACGGCGCCACGTCTCGATCCTGTTCGCGACCGCCAAGAACCGGCTGATTCCCCAGCCCAAGGGTGTCGTCGGGATCGTCGTTCCGTGGAACTACCCGCTGTTCCTGCTGATCGGGCCGCTGACGAGCGCGCTGGCCGCCGGCAACCGCTGCATGGTCAAGATGGCGGCCAACTCGACGAACCTGTGCCGCTTCCTTGCCCAGAAGTTCGCCGAGGTGTTCCCCGAGGACACGGTGGCGATCCTGCCCGGCGTCAAGGGCAGCGACTTCTCGAGCCTTCCGTTCGATCACCTGCTGTTCACGGGTTCGGCCGACGCCGGCCGCAACGTGATGCGCGCCGCAGCCGAGAACCTGACGCCGGTCACGCTGGAGCTCGGCGGCAAGTCGCCGACGGTCGTCTGCGACGACTTCGACATCGAGACGGCGGCCTCGCGCATCCTGTATGCGAAGTACGTCAACGCGGGCCAGACCTGCCTGGCGCCCGACTACGTGATGGTGCCCGCTTCCAGGCGCGACGCCTTCGTTGCCGCGTGCAGGAAGATCCTGCCCCAGCGCTACAGCAACGTCTCCGACTCGAGCTACACCTCGCTGATCGATGAAAAGGCCTACAAGCGGCTGAAGATGACCCTGGACGACGCGGCGGCGCGCGGTGCCGAGATCGTTCCCCTGATCCCGGGAGCCACGTTCGACGACAACCTGCGCAAGTTCCCGCCGCATCTCGTGCTCAACCCCACCGACGAGATGATCGTGATGCGCGAGGAGATCTTCGGGCCGCTGCTGCCGGTCAAGACCTACCAGAGCCTGGACGAAGTGCTCGCGTACGTGAACTCGAAGGACCGCCCGCTCGGCTTCTACTTCTTCACCAACGACAAGGAGAAGGAGAACAAGCTGATCTACGGGACGATCTCCGGCGGCGTCACGATCAACAACTGCGTGATGCACGTGGCCCAGCACGACCTGCCGTTCGGCGGCGTCGGCAGCAGCGGCATGGGCCATTACCACGGGCGCGAAGGCTTCGTCGAAATGAGCAAGCTGCGCCCCGTGCACACCAACCCGAAGCTGCCGGGCGTCGAGCAGTTCTACCCGCCGTACGGCAAGAAGCACTCGCTGCTGTTCAACCTGCTGCTGAAGTACAAGCGCTGA
- a CDS encoding FG-GAP-like repeat-containing protein produces the protein MTDRRSTFAPAARRAAVFAALLLLALPRLAVAEFPWPPCNGCPDTSDYKAYMHTVVTNPPALPNEVGQYDFRASSLVDPSLPNSAEELSGVAGMSIDTAWQLTTGRPDVLVAHLDSGIRYDSDNVRKAALNAGELPLPEGSAVYDRNGDGVFNIEDYFSTDPSHPYQDSRVHDADGNGIIDPRDLILIFSDGVDTDHNGYVDDICGWDVHENDNDPFDDAGYGHGTGESKDSSGEANNGGSWGVSPNGMFVPIKVADSFVADGNDFGKGVAYALDRGVSVISEALGALNNTKLAQDAVEYAFQRGVPMVLSAADEQSYHHNFPAVYAHGFWANSVRPDDNFLVTNKSNLLLNGCTNFSGRADVAIASNSCSSEATGRSAGIFSLMLSQAKNQIERGAITADPHTGKPLSPLEIYQLMKMTADDIDFSSTAPNTLTPNSALLSIFPNLTDERFPSHAGFDKFFGYGRANVRHALDRIAAGTIPPEADITSPGWFTNFDPSVTASLPIHGTVAAYRDSNNASYVVDWACGVAPLESEFATHTIGSGNLGGTAIEDGPLASLDTASTAAACGFAGITLPRTNEDDFDESYAITIRVTVQDSLGNVGQARRNVTLHQDAGLLPGFPISVSVSGDSPPLLHDLDKDGAQDIVFGASDGKIHALHSDGTELSGWPVQTHALALPSTVSFGDLGTDYHSAVLAGIAIGDIDQDGNDEVIAADMDGSVYAFHRDGTTVSGFPATLNPAFSAPSLRNQANRLDYGVIASPTLADLDGDGKLEILVAAMDRHLYVFNNDGTQHTGFPVLVVDQSEMSSVNADNGQVVWKTISGQSVGSIGTKLLSSPSVGDIDGDGKPDIVIGSNEEYVRGETANFFINNSVFNGLMTGLDLPNGRVYAISHLGNLDPAVASNPSGPFLPGWPVKIGLLISDLLPTVGHGVTAAPVLADIDDDGDDEVFINGNNGPAYLLQGDGTSVFGASGGKYKVMSPVLTAGNNPDASSNDFPLTFGLLGGGAAGDFFSSGVMDFALPSVGGHQLLDAQGPALQGPGDHQMMAWSADGKSLPAFPARNEDLQFLSSPAIADVDGDGVAEILQGSGGYYLHAFGANGGEPTGWPKFTGGWMVGSATAGDINGDGKIDVVAITREGNLYAWGTGADYERTGAKSVQWATASHDVQRSGNINSGVATSPSPGGCSSEYRSVIQKVSLKHPDGAANDKFLVSGFVNMTGRTLDPVANDVEVTVGGPDAAQLDVVIPHGSFKANATGTTFSYSAKAPGVTKVKLQLKNGFWRWQLKGSDVDATPSDERVFARVRVGGVCFERSRSCVPNTKGDALKCVPPM, from the coding sequence ATGACCGATCGTCGTTCCACTTTCGCGCCTGCGGCGCGCCGCGCCGCCGTTTTTGCCGCCCTCTTGCTGCTCGCCCTGCCCCGCCTGGCCGTCGCCGAGTTTCCGTGGCCGCCATGCAACGGCTGCCCCGACACCAGCGACTACAAGGCCTACATGCACACGGTGGTGACCAATCCGCCCGCGCTCCCGAACGAAGTCGGGCAGTACGACTTCCGCGCGTCCTCCCTTGTCGATCCGTCGTTGCCGAATTCCGCCGAGGAGCTCAGCGGCGTCGCTGGCATGAGCATCGACACGGCGTGGCAACTGACGACCGGTCGCCCGGACGTGCTCGTCGCCCACCTGGACTCCGGCATCCGCTACGACAGCGACAACGTGCGCAAGGCGGCGCTCAACGCCGGCGAGCTTCCGCTTCCGGAGGGAAGTGCCGTCTACGACCGCAACGGCGACGGCGTGTTCAACATCGAGGACTACTTCTCGACCGATCCGTCGCACCCCTACCAGGACTCGCGCGTCCACGATGCGGACGGCAACGGCATCATCGATCCGCGCGATCTCATCCTGATCTTCAGCGACGGCGTCGACACGGACCATAACGGCTACGTCGACGACATCTGCGGCTGGGACGTTCACGAGAACGACAATGACCCGTTCGATGACGCCGGCTACGGCCACGGCACCGGCGAATCCAAGGACTCCAGCGGCGAAGCGAACAACGGAGGATCCTGGGGCGTGTCGCCCAACGGGATGTTCGTGCCGATCAAGGTCGCCGACAGCTTCGTCGCCGACGGCAACGATTTCGGCAAAGGTGTCGCCTACGCGCTGGATCGCGGCGTCAGCGTGATCTCCGAAGCTCTCGGGGCGCTGAACAATACCAAGCTCGCGCAGGATGCAGTCGAGTACGCCTTCCAGCGCGGCGTGCCGATGGTGCTCTCGGCCGCCGACGAGCAGAGCTACCACCACAATTTTCCGGCGGTGTACGCCCACGGATTCTGGGCGAACTCCGTGCGGCCGGACGACAATTTCCTCGTCACGAACAAGTCCAACCTGCTGCTGAACGGCTGCACGAACTTCAGCGGACGCGCCGATGTCGCGATTGCGTCCAACTCGTGCTCGTCGGAGGCCACCGGCCGCTCGGCCGGCATCTTCTCGCTGATGCTCTCGCAGGCGAAGAACCAGATCGAGCGCGGAGCGATCACGGCGGACCCGCACACGGGCAAGCCGCTGTCGCCGCTGGAAATCTACCAGCTCATGAAGATGACGGCCGACGACATCGACTTCTCGTCGACCGCACCGAACACGCTCACGCCGAATTCCGCGCTGCTCAGCATTTTCCCTAACCTGACCGACGAGCGCTTCCCGTCGCACGCGGGCTTCGACAAATTCTTCGGCTACGGCCGCGCCAACGTGCGCCACGCGCTCGACCGCATCGCCGCCGGGACGATTCCGCCCGAAGCCGACATTACGTCGCCCGGCTGGTTCACGAACTTCGACCCGTCGGTCACGGCCTCGCTGCCCATCCACGGAACGGTCGCTGCCTACCGCGATTCCAACAATGCGAGCTACGTCGTCGACTGGGCTTGCGGCGTCGCTCCTCTCGAGAGTGAATTCGCGACCCACACGATCGGCTCGGGCAATCTTGGCGGCACTGCGATCGAGGACGGGCCCCTGGCGAGCCTCGATACTGCCTCCACTGCCGCCGCCTGCGGCTTTGCGGGCATCACGCTGCCGCGTACCAACGAGGACGATTTCGACGAATCCTATGCGATCACGATCCGCGTCACCGTCCAGGACAGCCTCGGCAATGTCGGCCAGGCGCGCCGCAACGTGACGCTGCACCAGGACGCGGGCCTGCTGCCTGGCTTCCCGATCAGCGTCAGCGTGTCCGGCGACTCGCCGCCGCTGCTTCACGACCTCGACAAGGACGGCGCCCAGGACATCGTCTTCGGAGCTTCCGACGGCAAGATCCACGCGCTGCACTCCGACGGCACCGAGCTCAGCGGCTGGCCCGTGCAGACCCACGCGCTGGCGCTTCCTTCGACGGTTTCGTTCGGTGACCTCGGCACCGATTACCATTCGGCCGTGCTCGCCGGCATCGCGATCGGCGACATCGACCAGGACGGCAATGACGAAGTCATCGCCGCGGACATGGACGGCTCGGTCTACGCGTTCCACCGCGATGGCACGACGGTTTCCGGCTTTCCGGCGACGCTCAATCCCGCGTTCTCGGCGCCCTCGCTCCGCAACCAGGCCAATCGCCTCGATTACGGCGTCATCGCTTCGCCGACCCTCGCGGACCTGGACGGCGACGGAAAGCTCGAGATCCTCGTCGCCGCGATGGATCGCCACCTCTACGTGTTCAACAACGACGGTACCCAGCACACGGGATTCCCGGTGCTCGTCGTCGACCAGAGCGAGATGTCCAGCGTCAACGCGGACAATGGGCAGGTGGTGTGGAAGACGATCTCCGGCCAGAGCGTCGGCTCGATCGGAACCAAGCTGCTCAGCTCGCCGTCGGTCGGCGATATCGACGGCGACGGCAAGCCCGACATCGTGATCGGATCCAACGAGGAGTACGTGCGCGGCGAGACCGCGAACTTCTTCATCAACAATTCTGTATTCAACGGGCTGATGACGGGGCTCGACCTGCCGAACGGCCGCGTCTACGCGATCTCTCACCTCGGCAATCTCGATCCGGCAGTCGCGTCCAATCCGTCCGGGCCTTTCCTACCCGGCTGGCCGGTCAAAATCGGGCTTCTGATCTCCGACCTGCTGCCGACCGTCGGCCACGGCGTCACCGCGGCGCCGGTGCTGGCCGACATCGACGATGACGGCGACGACGAAGTCTTCATCAACGGCAACAACGGTCCGGCCTACCTGCTGCAGGGCGACGGCACGTCCGTGTTCGGCGCATCCGGCGGCAAGTACAAGGTCATGAGCCCGGTGCTCACGGCCGGAAACAATCCGGATGCTTCGAGCAACGATTTCCCGCTGACCTTCGGGCTGCTCGGCGGCGGCGCCGCCGGTGATTTCTTCTCGAGCGGCGTCATGGATTTCGCGCTGCCGAGCGTCGGTGGTCACCAGCTTCTCGACGCGCAGGGCCCGGCGCTGCAAGGTCCGGGCGATCACCAGATGATGGCGTGGTCGGCCGACGGAAAGTCGCTGCCGGCGTTCCCCGCGCGAAACGAAGATCTCCAGTTCCTGTCCTCGCCGGCGATTGCCGACGTCGACGGTGACGGCGTGGCCGAAATTCTCCAGGGAAGCGGCGGCTATTACCTGCATGCATTCGGCGCCAACGGCGGAGAGCCGACGGGATGGCCGAAGTTCACCGGAGGCTGGATGGTCGGCTCGGCTACGGCCGGCGACATCAACGGCGACGGCAAGATCGACGTCGTCGCGATCACGCGCGAGGGCAACCTGTATGCCTGGGGCACCGGCGCCGACTACGAGCGAACGGGCGCCAAGAGCGTGCAGTGGGCAACGGCGTCGCACGACGTGCAGCGCAGCGGAAACATCAACTCGGGCGTCGCCACTTCGCCGTCGCCCGGCGGCTGCAGCTCCGAGTACCGCTCGGTGATCCAGAAAGTCTCGCTCAAGCACCCGGACGGCGCGGCCAACGACAAGTTCCTCGTCTCGGGCTTCGTCAACATGACCGGACGCACGCTCGACCCGGTGGCAAACGACGTCGAAGTGACCGTCGGCGGTCCCGATGCCGCGCAGCTCGACGTCGTGATCCCGCACGGCAGCTTCAAGGCCAACGCAACCGGCACGACCTTCTCGTACTCGGCCAAGGCGCCGGGCGTCACCAAGGTGAAGCTGCAGCTCAAGAACGGGTTCTGGCGCTGGCAGCTCAAGGGCAGCGACGTCGATGCGACGCCGTCGGATGAGCGCGTGTTCGCCAGAGTGAGGGTAGGCGGCGTCTGTTTCGAGCGGTCGCGCTCCTGCGTCCCCAACACCAAGGGCGACGCTCTCAAGTGCGTGCCCCCGATGTAG
- the gloA gene encoding lactoylglutathione lyase — protein sequence MRILHTMLRVKNLDESLAFYCGQLGMTLKRRSDYPGGQFTLAFVGYHGENAHEIELTWNWDGRDYEIGTAYGHVALAVEDIYEVCERLRSAGVPITREPGPMKHGTTVIAFIHDPTGYPVELIQR from the coding sequence ATGCGAATTCTCCACACGATGCTGCGCGTCAAGAATCTCGACGAATCGCTCGCATTCTATTGCGGGCAGCTCGGCATGACGCTGAAACGCCGCAGCGACTATCCCGGCGGCCAGTTCACGCTGGCGTTCGTCGGCTATCACGGTGAGAACGCTCACGAAATCGAGCTGACGTGGAACTGGGACGGCCGCGACTACGAGATCGGGACCGCCTACGGCCACGTCGCCCTGGCAGTCGAGGACATTTACGAGGTCTGCGAGCGCCTTCGCAGTGCCGGAGTGCCGATCACGCGTGAGCCGGGACCGATGAAGCACGGCACAACCGTGATCGCCTTCATCCACGATCCGACGGGTTATCCGGTCGAGCTGATCCAGCGCTGA
- a CDS encoding VOC family protein, with amino-acid sequence MILPAMILRLHHLALRTGDVRALGDFYREVFALAVVRETAAGSLWLRLDDASVLMIEPRTPGEPVTDRLSMELVAFSATDDERKRIREMARSNGFYDGETDFTVYLRDPDGRRIGVSTFDLGRSSR; translated from the coding sequence ATGATCCTGCCCGCGATGATCCTGCGCCTTCATCATCTCGCGCTGCGTACCGGCGACGTGCGCGCGCTCGGCGATTTCTATCGCGAGGTGTTCGCTCTCGCGGTCGTCCGCGAGACAGCGGCCGGGTCGCTGTGGCTCCGTCTCGATGACGCGTCGGTCCTGATGATCGAGCCTCGAACACCCGGAGAACCCGTAACGGACCGTTTGTCGATGGAGCTTGTCGCGTTTTCGGCCACCGACGACGAAAGGAAGCGGATCCGGGAGATGGCGCGTTCGAACGGCTTCTACGACGGCGAGACGGACTTCACCGTCTACTTGCGCGACCCCGACGGGCGTCGCATCGGCGTCTCGACGTTCGATCTCGGCCGTTCGAGCCGGTGA
- a CDS encoding DUF1343 domain-containing protein: protein MQTGLERLVSDPRRWLGSARVGLVANPTTVDRLFRHAIDLLHSHRDVNLALLFGPEHGIRGAAQDMIHIGDAHDPGTHLPEVSLYGPTFESLTPKAEDLARIDVLVFDIQDVGARYYTYAATMALCMQAAARAGVKVVVLDRPNPIGGIAVEGGGLAPGLENFCALYPVPQRHGMTIGELARLYNTTFSIGCELDVVACDGWTRGTWYDHTGLPWVMPSPNMPTLDTASVYPGMCLLEATNLSEGRGTTRPFELFGAPFIDGRRLADELERYGIEGAVLRPCMIEPTFHKHARRPCGALQIHVTDRGRFNSYRTGLAVLAAVRRLWPEDFAWRTEAYEFRDDVPAIDLLTGQPSVREAIDEGLAFDEVERRALAGTEAYDSGRDAALLYD, encoded by the coding sequence ATGCAGACAGGACTCGAGCGACTCGTCTCCGATCCGCGCCGCTGGCTGGGCAGCGCGCGCGTGGGCCTGGTCGCCAATCCGACCACCGTCGACCGCCTTTTCCGCCACGCGATCGACCTCCTCCATTCCCATCGCGACGTGAACCTTGCGCTGCTGTTCGGGCCCGAGCACGGGATCCGCGGCGCTGCCCAGGACATGATCCACATCGGCGATGCTCATGATCCGGGGACTCATCTTCCGGAAGTCAGCCTGTACGGGCCGACGTTCGAGTCGCTTACCCCGAAAGCTGAAGACCTCGCGCGCATCGACGTGCTGGTGTTCGACATCCAGGACGTCGGCGCGCGTTACTATACGTACGCGGCGACCATGGCTTTGTGCATGCAGGCGGCCGCCCGCGCCGGCGTCAAGGTCGTCGTGCTGGACCGGCCGAACCCGATCGGCGGCATCGCCGTCGAAGGCGGTGGCCTCGCGCCCGGACTGGAGAACTTCTGCGCGCTGTATCCGGTGCCCCAGCGTCACGGCATGACGATCGGCGAGCTTGCGCGGCTGTACAACACGACGTTCTCGATCGGATGCGAGCTCGACGTGGTCGCTTGCGACGGTTGGACGCGGGGAACCTGGTACGACCACACGGGGCTCCCGTGGGTAATGCCGTCGCCGAACATGCCGACGCTCGATACCGCGAGCGTCTATCCCGGCATGTGCCTGCTGGAGGCGACCAACCTTTCCGAAGGACGCGGCACGACGCGGCCCTTCGAGCTGTTCGGTGCGCCGTTCATCGACGGGCGCCGCCTGGCCGACGAGCTCGAGCGATACGGCATCGAGGGGGCCGTGCTTCGCCCCTGCATGATCGAGCCGACTTTCCACAAGCACGCGCGCCGGCCTTGCGGTGCCCTGCAGATCCACGTGACCGACCGCGGGCGCTTCAACTCGTACCGGACGGGCCTTGCGGTCCTGGCAGCCGTCCGCCGCCTGTGGCCCGAGGATTTCGCGTGGAGGACCGAGGCCTACGAGTTCCGCGACGACGTTCCCGCCATCGACCTTCTGACCGGACAGCCGTCGGTGCGAGAGGCGATCGATGAGGGACTGGCCTTCGACGAAGTCGAGCGCCGGGCGCTGGCCGGGACCGAAGCTTACGACTCCGGGCGCGACGCTGCGCTTCTCTACGACTGA